The Jatrophihabitans endophyticus genome includes the window GCGAGGACGGCGACCCGGTCGCCGACCCCGGCGCCGGCGTCGCGGAGCCGCTCACGCCAGGCGTCGACCCGGCGGTCCAGCCGGGCCCACGTGGTCACGCGCCGGGTGTCGAGGTCGACGAGGGCGGGGTGGTCGCCGCGCCGGACGGCGTGGTGGGCGACCCAGTCGTGGCGGTTCCCGTCGTCGGCGGGGGTGGGCGGAACGACGCTCATCCGTAACCCTTCTGACCGTACATACGGTCAGTATGACGGTCCGGTCGCGCGGACGGAAGGAGGTGGTCGCATCGTAGGTCAGTGACCCGGACCCGGCCTCGATGGAAGTTGACCGTACGAACGGTCGGTGTACCGTCCGACGCATCGACACCGTCGTCCCCCGGAAGGGCTCACTGTGAAGCTCCGGATCGACAGCACCGTGTGCATGGCGCACGGGCGCTGCTACGCGCTCGCGCCCGAACTCGTCGAGGTCGACGACCAGGGCTACCCGGTGCTCACCGCCGCGGCCGACGATCTCGCCGCCGACCAGGAGCCGCTGGCCGACGAGGTCGTGGGCACCTGCCCCGAGGGTGCGATCTCCCTCGTCCGCGAATGAGCGGGCCGGCAGTCGGGGTGTGCCGGCGGTTCGAGGGACGCGTCGCCGTCGTGGTCGGCGGCGGCCACGGCATCGGCCTGGCCACGGCACGGCGCCTCGCCGCGGAGGGGGCGCGGGTCACCGTCCTCGACCTGCGCGAGGCCGAGCAGGCGGCCGCGGGGCTCGCCGCGGACGGGTTGGCCGTGACGGGGCGCGAGCTCGACGTCACGCGGCCCGACGCCGTGCGTGACCGGCTCGCCGAGGTGCGGGACGCGGCGGGCGAGATCGACGTGCTGGTGAACAGCGCCGGACGGCTCGCCCTGGCCGACCCGGTCGCGCTCGAGCTCGACGACTGGCGCCACACCTTCGCGGTGAACCTCGACGCCGTGTTGCTGGCCGCGCAGGCCGTGCTCCCGGCGATGATCGACCGTGGCGGGTCGATCGTCAGCGTGGCCTCGATCGGTGGGCTGCGGGGCGGCCCGGGCACACCGGCGTACAACGCGTCCAAGGCGGCGGTCGTGAACCTGACCCGCAGCATGGCCGCCGAGTACGGGCGGCACGGCGTGCGGGTCAACTCGGTGTGCCCCGGCTGGGTGCCCACCGGCTTCAACGACCCGCTGACCGGCACGATGACCGACGCCCAGGTCGAGCAGCTGGTGCGTTCGCGGGTCCCGCTGGGGCGGCAGGGCACCGCCGAGGAGATCGCGGCGACGATCGCCTTCCTCGCCTCCGACGACGCCGCCTACGTCACCGGCCACGCCCTCGTCGTCGACGGCGGGCTGACCGCGACGTTCTGAGCCCTCACTGGATGGTGAAGCCGCCGTCGTCCAGGTAGAAGCCGCCGGTCATGTTCGCCGCGTCGTCGGAGAGCAGGAACGCGACGAGCGTCGCGACCTCGCGGGGCTCGCCGAGCCGGCCGATCGGGTGCAGGGCGGCGAGCTCGGCCGCCTGCTCGGGTGTCTGCGACGCCGTCAGCAGCGGCGTCCGCACGAACCCGGGTCCGACGGCGTTGACGCGGATGCCGTCGGCGGCGTGATCGCGGGCGGCGGCGCGCGTCAGCCCCACGACGGCATGTTTCGATGCCGCGTACGCCGGGGTCATCGCGGACCCCAGCACGCTCATCACCGAGCCCATGTTCACCACCGCGCCGCCACCCGCGGCGCGCATCGCGCGCAGTTCGGCGCGCAGGCAGTGGAAGACGCCGTGCAGGTTGACGGCGATGGTGCGGTGCCAGTCGGCGAGCTCGACGTCGGCGACGGCGGCGGGCGGCTGGCCGATGCCGGCGTTGTTGACCGCGCCGTCCAGTCGGCCGAGACGCGCGACCGCATCCTCGACCATCGCCTCGACCTGGTCGGGGTCGGTGACGTCGACGGGGGCGGCGTACGCCACGACGCCGGCCTGGTCGCGCACCGCGGCGGCGACCCGCTCAGCGCTGTCGGCGTCGACGTCGGCCACCACGACCTGCCAGCCGCGGCGGCCGAGCTCGAGCGCGCAGGCCTCGCCGATGCCGCTGCCCGCGCCGGTCACCAGGACGCTGCCCGGGCCGGTCACGATGCCGTCCGCCCGCCGTCGACGACGATGGAGGACCCGCTCACGTAGCTCGCGAGGTCGCTGGCGGCGAACAGCGCGGCCTTCGCGACCTCGGCCGGGTCCGCGACGCGGCGCAGCGGGATGCCGGCGACGTAGTCGGCCTCCGCGGGGGTGCCCAGGCTGGGCACATCGTCGGTGTTCATGGCCGTGGCGATGTAGCCC containing:
- a CDS encoding ferredoxin, whose translation is MKLRIDSTVCMAHGRCYALAPELVEVDDQGYPVLTAAADDLAADQEPLADEVVGTCPEGAISLVRE
- a CDS encoding SDR family NAD(P)-dependent oxidoreductase, whose product is MTGPGSVLVTGAGSGIGEACALELGRRGWQVVVADVDADSAERVAAAVRDQAGVVAYAAPVDVTDPDQVEAMVEDAVARLGRLDGAVNNAGIGQPPAAVADVELADWHRTIAVNLHGVFHCLRAELRAMRAAGGGAVVNMGSVMSVLGSAMTPAYAASKHAVVGLTRAAARDHAADGIRVNAVGPGFVRTPLLTASQTPEQAAELAALHPIGRLGEPREVATLVAFLLSDDAANMTGGFYLDDGGFTIQ
- a CDS encoding SDR family NAD(P)-dependent oxidoreductase, with amino-acid sequence MSGPAVGVCRRFEGRVAVVVGGGHGIGLATARRLAAEGARVTVLDLREAEQAAAGLAADGLAVTGRELDVTRPDAVRDRLAEVRDAAGEIDVLVNSAGRLALADPVALELDDWRHTFAVNLDAVLLAAQAVLPAMIDRGGSIVSVASIGGLRGGPGTPAYNASKAAVVNLTRSMAAEYGRHGVRVNSVCPGWVPTGFNDPLTGTMTDAQVEQLVRSRVPLGRQGTAEEIAATIAFLASDDAAYVTGHALVVDGGLTATF